From the genome of Verrucomicrobiia bacterium, one region includes:
- a CDS encoding OmpA family protein, with the protein MKLTRFASFLACAALLSLISTGCKHHPPGITPLPGEGVTGQNPGVGPGGTLEAPGSTDTSSGIPSNPAGAHDGWTPNAEVFQADTVHFAFDSSVIRPEDSPKLAAVADYLKANPSAAAKIEGHCDERGTEEYNRALGERRALALREELVRLGIDPTRVDTISYGKDRPEDPGHNEAAWSKNRRGVFILLTPPKGT; encoded by the coding sequence ATGAAGCTCACCCGGTTCGCCAGTTTTCTTGCCTGCGCCGCATTGCTCTCTCTCATTTCCACCGGCTGCAAACATCATCCACCAGGAATCACGCCCCTGCCCGGAGAGGGAGTAACGGGCCAAAATCCGGGAGTGGGCCCTGGAGGAACGCTCGAGGCGCCCGGCAGCACTGACACTTCATCGGGAATCCCTTCCAACCCAGCCGGCGCTCACGATGGCTGGACACCGAACGCAGAGGTTTTCCAGGCCGACACGGTCCATTTCGCCTTTGACAGTTCCGTCATCCGCCCTGAGGACAGCCCGAAGCTTGCGGCTGTGGCCGATTACTTAAAAGCCAATCCTTCCGCAGCGGCTAAAATTGAGGGGCATTGCGATGAACGCGGCACCGAGGAGTATAATCGGGCGCTGGGCGAACGCCGGGCCCTGGCACTGCGCGAGGAGTTGGTCCGCCTGGGCATCGACCCCACCCGGGTCGATACAATCAGCTACGGCAAAGATCGCCCGGAAGACCCCGGCCACAACGAAGCCGCCTGGAGCAAGAATCGCCGCGGAGTCTTTATTCTGCTGACTCCGCCCAAGGGGACATAA
- a CDS encoding glucose-1-phosphate adenylyltransferase, whose protein sequence is MPPPQPFLPFGAHNVLAVILGGGQGARLFPLTKDRAKPAVPLGGKYRLVDIPISNCINSGLLRIFLLTQFNSASLHRHISQSYKFDHFSSGFVELLAAEQTLTDTTWYQGTADAVRKNLIHFQSNPFEYMLILSGDQLYHMDYRTLLREHVASNADVTVATIPVPRKDVPGFGIMRTEPDGRISRFVEKPKDRAVQDEFQLSAEARLRLDIPAGEELFLASMGIYVFNRAALLELLGETSRDFGKHVIPEALTRHHVRGYVFQGAWEDIGTIRNYFDVSLELASPAPRFDMFDMGSPVFTRPRFLPSSKVNASRIDQSLVSDGCHINEADISQTILGLRSQVGRGSRLYRAILMGSDYYESAESVQRHREEGTPTVGIGENTRIENAIIDKNARVGNNCVITPGASPKDTNHPLYYIRDGVVIIPKNGVVPHGTVI, encoded by the coding sequence ATGCCTCCGCCGCAGCCATTCCTTCCCTTTGGCGCACATAACGTGCTGGCAGTGATTCTCGGCGGGGGACAAGGCGCCCGCTTGTTTCCTTTAACCAAGGACCGCGCCAAACCGGCCGTGCCGCTGGGCGGCAAGTACCGCTTGGTGGATATCCCGATTTCCAATTGCATCAACTCGGGCCTGCTTCGCATCTTTTTGCTCACCCAGTTCAACTCGGCCTCGCTGCATCGGCACATCTCGCAATCGTATAAATTTGATCACTTCTCGTCCGGTTTTGTCGAGCTGCTGGCCGCCGAGCAGACCCTCACGGACACCACCTGGTACCAGGGCACAGCGGATGCCGTGCGCAAGAATCTCATTCATTTCCAGAGCAACCCATTCGAGTACATGCTCATCTTGAGCGGGGACCAGCTCTACCACATGGATTACCGAACCTTGTTGCGCGAGCACGTTGCCAGCAACGCCGATGTCACCGTCGCAACCATCCCGGTGCCTCGCAAAGACGTGCCCGGCTTTGGCATCATGCGCACGGAACCCGATGGCCGCATCAGCCGGTTTGTGGAAAAGCCCAAAGACCGTGCTGTGCAGGATGAGTTCCAGCTCTCGGCTGAGGCCCGCTTGCGCCTGGATATTCCAGCGGGCGAGGAGCTGTTTCTGGCGTCGATGGGGATTTATGTTTTCAACCGGGCTGCCCTGCTGGAGTTGCTGGGAGAAACCAGCCGTGATTTTGGCAAACACGTCATTCCCGAGGCGCTCACCCGCCATCATGTGCGGGGCTATGTCTTTCAGGGTGCTTGGGAGGACATCGGCACCATCCGCAATTACTTCGATGTCAGTCTCGAATTGGCCTCCCCAGCGCCTCGGTTCGACATGTTCGATATGGGTTCGCCTGTGTTCACCCGCCCCCGGTTCCTGCCCTCCTCGAAGGTCAACGCCAGCCGCATCGACCAATCCCTTGTCTCGGACGGTTGTCACATCAATGAGGCTGACATCAGCCAAACCATTCTCGGCTTGCGCAGCCAGGTCGGGCGCGGCAGCCGGCTCTACCGCGCCATCCTGATGGGCAGCGACTACTATGAAAGTGCCGAATCTGTTCAGCGCCACCGCGAGGAGGGAACCCCAACGGTTGGTATCGGCGAAAATACCCGAATCGAGAATGCCATTATCGACAAAAATGCGCGGGTCGGGAACAACTGTGTGATCACGCCAGGCGCGAGTCCCAAGGACACCAATCACCCGCTGTACTACATCCGCGATGGTGTGGTGATTATTCCCAAGAACGGCGTGGTCCCCCACGGCACAGTCATTTAG
- the tatC gene encoding twin-arginine translocase subunit TatC yields the protein MVDEPEAELLDQEEQEGGPVKSFLEHLEDLRWVLIKSLVAGCVAMLGCLLAGNYVLDVLKWPLHRAPVPHHGKTQTVRFTFGNNQLGSPFHLSTNEPFASLLGTNAFVRLELAPVVQGTNFVLAVVPHPEPEEAVQERLPIEIINLSPAGSFIVATKVAFYGGMVIAAPFIFYFVSSFVFPALKMRERKYVYRGLFFGVGLFLTGILFCYFVLMPVALAASAQYAQWLGLGVNQWRAEDYIGFVCKFMLGMGLGFELPVVVLTLVKIGVLNYAILSKARRYVIIINVTLGALLTTPEVITQLLMALPLQLLYEVSVWIAWYWERQEKKRQEQAEATAAARA from the coding sequence ATGGTTGATGAACCCGAAGCGGAACTCCTAGACCAAGAGGAGCAAGAGGGCGGCCCAGTCAAATCGTTTCTCGAGCATCTCGAGGACCTCCGCTGGGTCTTGATCAAAAGTCTCGTCGCCGGCTGTGTGGCCATGCTGGGATGTCTGCTGGCCGGCAATTATGTCCTCGATGTCCTGAAATGGCCCTTGCACCGGGCCCCTGTTCCGCATCACGGCAAAACCCAAACTGTCCGCTTCACTTTCGGCAACAACCAGCTCGGCAGTCCGTTCCACCTCAGCACCAACGAACCGTTTGCCTCTCTGCTTGGCACCAATGCCTTTGTCCGCTTGGAGCTTGCTCCGGTCGTTCAGGGAACAAATTTCGTACTGGCGGTAGTTCCGCATCCGGAACCCGAAGAGGCCGTCCAGGAACGCTTGCCAATCGAGATTATTAACCTCAGCCCTGCCGGTTCGTTTATTGTCGCCACCAAAGTCGCTTTTTATGGCGGGATGGTGATTGCCGCCCCGTTCATTTTCTATTTTGTCTCTTCATTCGTTTTCCCGGCGCTCAAGATGCGCGAGAGAAAGTATGTCTATCGCGGCCTGTTTTTTGGCGTGGGCCTCTTTTTAACCGGCATACTCTTCTGCTATTTCGTTCTGATGCCGGTGGCGCTGGCCGCTTCGGCCCAATACGCGCAGTGGCTCGGCCTGGGCGTCAACCAGTGGCGAGCGGAAGATTATATCGGTTTTGTGTGCAAGTTTATGCTCGGAATGGGCTTGGGTTTCGAGCTGCCCGTCGTCGTATTGACCCTGGTTAAGATCGGGGTTTTGAACTACGCCATCCTCTCCAAAGCGCGGCGCTACGTTATCATTATCAACGTCACTTTGGGCGCCCTTCTAACCACGCCCGAGGTTATTACCCAGCTTCTCATGGCCCTGCCCCTGCAACTGCTTTACGAGGTGAGCGTGTGGATTGCCTGGTACTGGGAGCGGCAGGAAAAGAAGCGGCAGGAACAGGCCGAAGCGACCGCCGCCGCCAGGGCCTGA
- the tatA gene encoding twin-arginine translocase TatA/TatE family subunit yields the protein MNLMFGIFNLGGGEIILILALVLILFGAKKLPELAKGLGTGIKEFKKATREVTDEVSHAMDEPPPSPSRRLPSAPEATSQTTEAEPSHTVPQSTSSPKA from the coding sequence ATGAATCTAATGTTTGGCATCTTCAATCTCGGCGGTGGCGAGATCATCCTCATCCTCGCCCTGGTTTTAATCCTGTTTGGCGCCAAGAAGCTGCCTGAGTTGGCAAAGGGGCTGGGAACCGGCATCAAAGAATTCAAGAAGGCCACTCGCGAGGTGACCGACGAGGTCTCGCACGCAATGGACGAGCCACCGCCTTCGCCCTCAAGACGCCTCCCCAGCGCCCCCGAAGCAACTTCCCAGACGACCGAGGCTGAACCGTCCCATACCGTTCCTCAATCTACCTCGAGTCCGAAGGCCTGA
- the hpnJ gene encoding hopanoid biosynthesis associated radical SAM protein HpnJ, protein MSTLFLSPPSFDGFDGGAGSRYQARREVTSFWYPTWLAQPAALVNDSRLMDCPPHDIGIQRCLDEARHYDHVIIHTSTPSLKNDSKVAEAIKQNRPETCIGFVGAHAAVLPTETLKASKAIDWVGRKEFDYTCKEVAEGRPLETVAGLSYRDREGRIKHNPEREMIADMDALPWVADVYKRNLQIEKYFIGYLLHPYVSLYTGRGCPAQCTFCLWPQTIGGHKYRVRSPQNVADEMAYMKRLFPQVKEFFFDDDTFTANLPRAREIAKKLAPLGLTWSCNSRANLDYDTIKSFKDSGLRLFLVGYESGNEDILTRIKKGVTMDEMRRFTRSCHKAGVVVHGTFILGLPVETRQSIENTIRFAQELDVFSIQVSLAAPYPGTELFEMARQNGWFVKKDKTDLVETDGFQQSALEYPGLAKDEIFEAVDRFYRAYYLRPKPILRIIKTMLEDKDVFVRRCREGYEFFKSLKQRREDLEAARTAPPTAQPAPAV, encoded by the coding sequence ATGAGCACACTATTCCTTTCACCTCCGTCTTTTGACGGGTTCGATGGCGGGGCCGGCTCGCGCTACCAGGCGCGGCGCGAAGTCACCAGCTTCTGGTATCCTACTTGGCTCGCCCAACCTGCCGCGTTGGTGAACGATTCGCGTCTGATGGATTGTCCTCCGCACGACATCGGAATTCAGCGCTGCCTCGATGAGGCCAGGCATTACGATCATGTTATCATCCATACCTCGACGCCCTCTCTCAAGAACGACTCCAAAGTCGCCGAGGCCATCAAGCAGAACCGCCCTGAGACCTGCATCGGCTTCGTCGGGGCCCACGCCGCCGTGCTCCCAACGGAAACCTTAAAAGCATCGAAAGCCATCGACTGGGTTGGACGCAAGGAGTTTGATTACACTTGCAAAGAAGTCGCCGAGGGCCGCCCGCTCGAAACCGTCGCCGGGCTTTCCTATCGCGATCGGGAAGGCCGTATCAAACACAACCCCGAGCGTGAGATGATCGCCGATATGGACGCCCTGCCCTGGGTGGCGGATGTTTATAAGCGGAATCTCCAAATCGAGAAGTATTTTATCGGTTATTTGCTCCATCCTTACGTGAGCCTTTACACCGGGCGCGGCTGCCCTGCCCAATGCACCTTCTGCCTTTGGCCCCAGACCATCGGCGGACACAAATATCGTGTGCGCTCGCCCCAGAATGTGGCTGACGAGATGGCTTACATGAAGCGGCTGTTTCCGCAGGTAAAGGAATTCTTTTTTGATGACGATACCTTCACGGCAAACCTGCCCAGGGCCCGCGAGATAGCCAAAAAGCTCGCGCCACTCGGTTTGACGTGGTCCTGCAACAGCCGTGCCAATCTCGATTACGACACCATTAAATCGTTTAAGGACTCCGGGCTCCGTCTGTTCCTGGTCGGTTATGAAAGCGGCAACGAAGACATCCTCACGCGCATTAAGAAGGGCGTCACCATGGACGAGATGCGCCGCTTCACCAGGTCCTGCCACAAGGCCGGCGTGGTGGTTCATGGGACGTTCATTCTGGGTTTGCCTGTCGAAACGCGCCAGTCTATCGAGAACACCATCCGCTTCGCCCAGGAACTCGATGTCTTCAGCATCCAGGTCTCTCTTGCCGCTCCTTACCCGGGCACCGAGCTGTTCGAGATGGCCCGGCAGAATGGCTGGTTCGTTAAAAAGGATAAAACCGATCTCGTCGAGACCGACGGATTCCAGCAGAGCGCCCTCGAATACCCCGGCCTCGCGAAGGATGAAATCTTTGAGGCCGTGGACCGCTTTTATCGCGCCTATTATCTGCGGCCCAAACCGATCCTGCGCATCATCAAAACCATGCTTGAAGACAAGGACGTTTTTGTCCGCCGCTGCCGCGAAGGCTACGAGTTCTTCAAGAGCCTCAAGCAACGCCGCGAAGACCTCGAAGCCGCCCGCACTGCGCCTCCCACCGCCCAGCCTGCCCCCGCTGTTTAG
- the ispE gene encoding 4-(cytidine 5'-diphospho)-2-C-methyl-D-erythritol kinase: MSPLLKTLEKASPCKVNLLLNILGKRPDGFHELETVLHPVRIFDQLSFQRGGAGIRLTCAQPGLPTDSRNLVYRAAALFFDAAKINEGVSIRLAKQIPLAAGLGGGSGNAAITLLSLNELFGHPLAQADLERLAASLGSDIPFFLQDKPALGAGRGEKVQPLDWFVALRSAAFLLVHPGFGIATAWAYKELSRFPTALNGRPGRAQQLISLLQGETLQSAGAQLYNSLEAPALEKYPLLWLFQEFLRGHGVAGTLMSGSGSTVFALVQSLSAAEELAEQFKTRFGSTYWIRSVAI; the protein is encoded by the coding sequence GTGAGCCCACTTTTGAAGACGCTCGAAAAGGCATCGCCGTGCAAGGTCAACCTGCTGCTCAATATTCTTGGCAAACGCCCAGATGGCTTTCACGAGCTGGAAACGGTGCTGCACCCCGTCCGCATCTTTGACCAGTTAAGTTTTCAGCGGGGCGGGGCCGGGATTCGATTAACCTGCGCTCAGCCCGGGTTGCCGACCGATTCGCGCAACCTGGTCTATCGGGCAGCGGCTCTGTTTTTCGATGCTGCGAAAATTAATGAAGGCGTGAGCATCCGCTTGGCTAAGCAAATCCCCCTGGCGGCCGGCCTGGGTGGTGGCAGCGGGAACGCGGCAATAACTCTTCTCAGCCTCAATGAGCTCTTTGGCCATCCGCTTGCCCAGGCTGACCTGGAGCGACTCGCCGCCTCTCTTGGCTCCGACATCCCCTTCTTTCTGCAGGATAAGCCGGCACTGGGCGCCGGGCGCGGGGAAAAAGTTCAACCCCTCGATTGGTTTGTGGCCCTGCGAAGCGCGGCATTTCTCCTGGTCCATCCCGGCTTCGGCATTGCTACTGCCTGGGCTTACAAAGAACTGAGCCGGTTCCCCACCGCTCTAAACGGACGCCCCGGGCGCGCTCAGCAGTTGATATCTCTGCTGCAAGGTGAAACCCTCCAAAGCGCAGGGGCGCAGCTTTACAACTCGCTCGAAGCCCCGGCGTTGGAAAAATATCCGCTTCTGTGGCTATTCCAGGAATTCCTTCGAGGACATGGAGTGGCCGGGACCCTGATGTCGGGCAGCGGTTCCACCGTATTCGCATTAGTCCAGAGCCTGAGCGCTGCTGAGGAATTGGCGGAACAGTTTAAAACCAGGTTCGGGAGCACCTACTGGATTCGATCTGTGGCGATTTAA
- a CDS encoding DUF3463 domain-containing protein, with protein MRFPLALTVKIARHIIKHKIRRTPKFALVLQLEPLHTCNLTCTGCGRIREYSTSLKDMMSLEDCLASAQECNAPMVSICGGEPLIYPKIKELVAGLLDQGRIVYVCTNGMFMRRELRDYLAGIYSPSLEPTLKRLLDEKLISDKEAETIRKGKQDDRPAIKPSQWMYWNVHVDGLEYTHDLIVEREGVFKECVQAIKMAKLLGYQVATNTTVYKETDMREIEQMFEFFSALEVDGHTISPGYEYDAAKKDMIKRLGKNPEEFFLTRAMTVEKFANILDWGKRFTIFGTTVYQEFLAGKRDLTCTAWAIPTRNIKGWKAPCYLMTDGHYPHYQEMLDQVDWDKYGVVNGIARDQRCENCMVHCGYDPSGALGTNYQRGDHWKNIKYNFSPKPKPYYQGLKVNAFTGFSAGKGHLAEAKAAVKAGLSGAKSAFQNNGNNSGSCGSGDTSQRDEVLAKMREGRQVEK; from the coding sequence ATGCGATTTCCACTCGCATTGACGGTGAAGATTGCCCGTCACATCATTAAGCATAAAATCCGGCGCACACCCAAGTTCGCCCTGGTGCTCCAGCTCGAACCGCTGCACACCTGCAACCTCACTTGCACCGGCTGCGGACGCATCCGCGAGTACTCGACCAGCCTCAAGGATATGATGTCCCTCGAGGACTGCCTGGCGTCTGCCCAGGAATGCAATGCCCCCATGGTCTCTATTTGCGGCGGTGAACCGCTCATTTATCCAAAGATCAAGGAACTGGTTGCCGGCCTGCTGGACCAGGGCCGCATCGTCTATGTCTGCACCAATGGCATGTTCATGCGGCGCGAACTCAGAGATTACCTCGCCGGCATCTACTCGCCTTCACTCGAACCGACCCTCAAACGGCTCCTGGACGAGAAGCTGATTTCGGACAAAGAGGCCGAAACAATTCGCAAAGGCAAACAGGATGACCGCCCGGCTATCAAACCCAGTCAATGGATGTACTGGAACGTGCATGTCGATGGCCTGGAATACACTCACGATTTAATCGTCGAGCGCGAGGGCGTTTTTAAAGAATGCGTTCAAGCCATTAAGATGGCCAAGCTGCTCGGTTACCAGGTCGCTACCAACACAACCGTCTATAAGGAAACCGACATGCGGGAGATCGAGCAGATGTTCGAGTTCTTCTCCGCTCTCGAAGTCGATGGCCATACCATTTCTCCCGGCTACGAATACGATGCCGCCAAAAAGGACATGATCAAACGCCTCGGCAAAAACCCCGAGGAATTCTTTCTCACCCGGGCGATGACGGTCGAGAAGTTCGCGAACATCCTCGACTGGGGCAAGCGCTTCACCATCTTTGGCACAACGGTGTATCAGGAGTTTCTGGCGGGCAAACGCGACTTGACATGCACCGCCTGGGCCATTCCGACACGCAATATCAAAGGCTGGAAGGCCCCCTGTTATCTCATGACCGACGGCCATTACCCGCATTACCAGGAAATGCTCGACCAGGTCGATTGGGACAAGTACGGCGTGGTCAACGGTATCGCCCGCGACCAGCGTTGCGAGAATTGCATGGTCCATTGCGGCTACGACCCAAGCGGCGCCTTGGGCACCAATTATCAGCGCGGCGATCATTGGAAGAACATCAAGTACAACTTCTCCCCCAAACCCAAGCCGTACTACCAGGGACTCAAGGTCAATGCCTTTACCGGGTTTTCTGCCGGCAAAGGCCATCTGGCCGAGGCCAAAGCGGCTGTCAAAGCGGGGCTTTCCGGGGCTAAATCCGCCTTTCAGAACAACGGCAACAACTCCGGGTCCTGCGGGAGTGGCGATACCTCGCAACGAGACGAGGTGCTGGCGAAAATGCGCGAAGGCCGGCAGGTCGAAAAGTAA
- a CDS encoding exosortase system-associated protein, TIGR04073 family, protein MRNSLPLLAGLALVAALASGCANTERKFGRGVNNMLEVVRGGEMRRTMEQTAIFDGPDVAYTTGFFRGLNRTLARTGIGVYEVVTAPIPPYDPVFTDYFAPGSVYPDNYTPGLLEDSMFATDSNLGFSGGDVAPIVPGSRFRIFDTH, encoded by the coding sequence ATGCGTAACTCACTCCCCCTCCTGGCTGGTTTGGCCCTTGTGGCTGCCTTGGCCAGCGGCTGCGCCAATACAGAAAGAAAATTCGGGCGCGGTGTTAACAACATGTTGGAAGTTGTCCGTGGCGGCGAAATGCGACGGACCATGGAACAGACGGCCATCTTCGATGGACCGGATGTGGCTTATACGACCGGCTTTTTCCGCGGGCTCAACCGGACGCTGGCGCGGACCGGGATAGGCGTTTATGAGGTGGTGACCGCTCCCATTCCTCCCTATGACCCTGTTTTCACGGATTATTTCGCCCCGGGCTCGGTGTATCCGGATAATTACACGCCCGGCTTGCTCGAAGATTCCATGTTTGCGACCGACTCAAACCTGGGCTTCAGCGGCGGGGATGTGGCGCCCATTGTCCCGGGCAGCCGCTTCCGCATCTTCGATACGCACTGA